A portion of the Periophthalmus magnuspinnatus isolate fPerMag1 chromosome 2, fPerMag1.2.pri, whole genome shotgun sequence genome contains these proteins:
- the LOC129457013 gene encoding calcyphosin-like protein codes for MGGSGNTQRSETLPRERCLLGLVASDELKPACIMDPVAQLRDKLIARDYGSIIELGRIFRRMANEDHRPNMSLEDFESGIAEYAVTLEKDEAEAVFKAIDKDGSGTLDINEFIKALRPPMPKEREDAVLQAFQAIDQSGDGEISTDEVRKYYNPKMHPMVRRKKWTEERALEVFLKVFETPGDKDGKVTLDEFINFYCNVSASTEDDEDFFQIIKNVSKDVVIVTILGSADIHCLKNEQQKPTCLK; via the exons ATGGGTGGGAGTGGGAACACGCAGCGCTCCGAGACTTTACCAAGAGAACGCTGTCTGCTTGGACTGGTAGCATCTGATGA ATTAAAACCTGCCTGCATCATGGACCCTGTGGCGCAACTTAGGGATAAGCTCATCGCGAGGGACTACGGCAGCATCATCGAGCTGGGCAG gatcttCAGACGCATGGCTAATGAGGACCACCGCCCCAACATGAGCTTAGAGGATTTTGAGAGTGGCATCGCTGAATACGCCGTCACGCTGGAGAAGGACGAGGCCGAAGCTGTGTTTAAAGCAATAGACAAAGATGGAAGTGGGACGCTTGACATAAATGAATTCATCAAAGCTCTAAGG CCACCCATGCCAAAGGAAAGAGAAGACGCAGTCCTCCAAGCGTTTCAGGCGATTGATCAATCAGGAGATGGAGAGATCAGTACAGATGAGGTCAGGAAATACTACAACCCCAAAATGCACCCGATGGTCCGCCGCAAAAAATGGACAGAGGAACGCGCTCTCGAAGTCTTTCTGAAAGTGTTTGAAACCCCCGGGGACAAGGATGGAAAG GTAACGCTGGACGAGTTCATCAACTTCTATTGTAACGTGAGTGCATCCACCGAGGACGACGAAGACTTTTTTCAAATCATCAAGAAC GTGTCCAAGGATGTGGTCATTGTTACTATTTTGGGCTCCGCTGACATCCACTGCTTGAAGAACGAGCAACAGAAACCTACGTGTTTGAAGTAG